From the Aquarana catesbeiana isolate 2022-GZ linkage group LG10, ASM4218655v1, whole genome shotgun sequence genome, the window tgtccgcagtctctggtaatctcctgcagtatgtccgcagtctctgattgtctcctgcagtatgtccgcagtctctggtaatctcctacagtatgtccgcagtctctgattgtctcctgcagtatgtccgcagtctccgaacctctcctgtagtatttctcCACTCTCTGACACTTTCCTGTAGTATGTGttttaatgtgcccctttacttgcgcaattatttgggattgctccactgctcagtgagaggtaatgatgtgcattaacctctagcaaccaatcagcgaacagtagtgatctgctttaatctatagcaaccaatcagtaagtggtaatgatgtgctgtaacctctagagaccaatcagtgagcgctaataatgtgcattaatctctagaaaccaatcggcaagcagaaattgtgtgttgtaacctctagcaaccagccagtgagcagtaaggataggctgtaacctctgacaaacaattgcaatcgctgcgtgatctgctgcagtaaactgattttgagtctacctgctgttttttgtatgtctcagaatggagggggggaccaagaaaatgtttgcccagggcccaatcaaaattaaagacggccctgcttcctTCGATGACAAGGCCCCCGggtcaagtttgagtaggaatgttggaaCGACCACGATACCCCTCtacagatgggcaccatagattctcttgaatgtgctGCCTATGAGGCTTCAAACGCTCTGGTAGAATGCTCCGCCATCACTGACGGAGGCTCGCGACGCCTAgtcctatatgcacaaccaagcctgttaggatccaggcagtaacctctttcccttgattcccagctggaatgacaaaaggtttatctagatgacctgaaagggacaattgtggacagatactactttaaagttctgaaaatgaacagtacgtgtgactttgtactgtgtgatgttctggaaagttaggcaatgtccagctgtctgttaaacAGCAGGCTGTTGCCACGTTTGATGCAAGATGATCTACAAGAtccaactctactctttctggaaaaaaaggaatatatatatatatatatatatatatattttatatatatatatatatatatatatatatatatatatatatatatatatataaaaatatatatatatatatatatatatatatatatatatagtaaagtaaAATTgtttaatgaaaacattttttttaatgaacttagGCCTCCTGCACACCACAGGCatgtttgacgttttttttttctgcccctaaacgcccctctatgttagcctatgtgtccatacacacatactgtaggtgttTACAGGCATTTGGAGGCAGGGGAGCTATTGGGcaagaaaaaaaacacctgacaagtCTAAACGCGTGTAAACgtgcctaaggcctggttcacacctatgcatttttagtgctttttgaattttgcagatttgcactacagaacgtgttccatagaaaaccatgttaaatggactgtagtgtgtttctgtaaagctgaaaacgcattaaaaaatgcataggtgtgaatcaggcctaaaggtGTCTAAATGCGTCTAAATGATAGCGGGGTTTACCGCATGagtgttcattcatttcaatggccagaataaattaatattctagccAAAGAAATTAATGAACTCCCAAATGCTTGATGCACCTGAACACATATAAACACGCCTAAACATGGCTTTAGACACATTTTTAATGTTGCtgttctcctgccaggagaaaagcatACAGaaaaagtgtgcatgaggccttataatgcCTTCCATGAAAACTGACCCTCTGCTAAAATCAGAATTATCTGTCATCCGTTGCAATCATATACAAGAGAGCTCCTTATATTTGGGGTGGATGGGTCTGCCTCCTGAATATATGCTGTGTAATTTTCAtgaatttaaagtggtagtaaactgctggaaaacaaaaaaaactgcaagacaatggcataatgtgctagtatgcatcacatactagcacattatgaaatacttaccttagaacaaagcttaCATTTTCCCCCTGGCCTTTCCTTTGGGGTTCGCggtgagtggctggagctgcgatgttGTCACTCCCGTGAAGCGCACAGGAGCCCTCGGTTCCGGTGTTCCATCAGAATTAGCcacccatcagattaggtaacggaagtgacgttctgtcacctGCGCATGTGTCCACCACTACCAGATTTGCTCATCTgccagaacacctgcagtcagaagaaggcggcagcagacatcttactacacccagctacgtattacatttcagagtaattttagcaataaagtgagcgtatatatatatatatatatactgtatttgtattcagttatactttaaaattTACAACTTTTCAACTAAATGCTGCATGCTGTCTTCTAAACATCACTAATTGCTCACtaagaaaatacaaaaattcattGATAAGATTCCTactcacagcagcaaaaacagtaaTACCCAGATATTGGAGAAATGCCACCATGCCCACGACCAAGGAACGGCTAGAAGAGGTACATCTTCTCAATGGAATGGAAGAGATCAGGGAAATAGCACAAGGAAAGACAGACAACTTCAATAAAATTTGGCAACCGTGGACCATCTTCAAACATTTAGAATCCTACGACACTTTCATTAAGACACAGGCAATCCTGATTAATCATTGCTGTTTTTTCGTATTTATTCTTAttctatcctttttcttttttctttttaaaggcaCCTTCTTTAAGGGCTAACtcatctcttttttctttttagtttattataagatatatatacacaaattcAGAGTATTTCCCTTGATTACATTACTCAATCTAGTTTTAGGCTGTTTGCTAAAATATTCTTGTTTAGTTACGGCACCTTTACTGAACCCAGAAAATACAATTTCAAACCGTGAGGTgcttaaataatgttttttttattgaaaatactcTATCATTAAACTCAGTTATACTAAGTACTTACCTTACATACCAAACttcatgtacaaatgttagtatgattgtacacCTGTTaattttgaatataaataaaacttTATTGTCTAAAAAAATTTACAACTAGCAAGGGTATAAATATTTGTGTATTGACTTTTTTATTCCATGATTTTTCAAACCATATATGATAGGGTTAACTAGGGGGGTAAAGATAACATAGGTGAGATCAACAGCCCTGTCATAGTTTACAGAAGAACTTTTTGAAACTCGTATGTACATAAACGAAGCACTACTAAAAAAGAGAACGACAACAATGAGATGGGCTCCACAAGTGGAGAATGCCTTGCGACGCCCTTCTTTGGATTTCATTTTCAAAATAACATAAACTATCCTGATATAAGAAAGTAGGACCAAAGGGAAAGTTGTGGAAATTATAAAAAGGCTGACGAAAAACTCAACCAAAACATAGAATGTGGGATCTGTACATGCTATAGAGATCAAGGGAGGGAAGTCACACAAGACATTTTCAATATGGTTTGGCCCACAAAAGGGGAGATGGGAAATTAACACAACTTCAATAATGGGCAATAAAAAGCCAAGAATAAAGGATCCAGTAATCAAACTAACATATAATTTGGTATTCATAATAGACAAGTAGTGTAATGGTTTACAGATGGCCAGATATCGATCAAAGGCCATTACAGTGAGGATGTAGGCTTCAGATGCTCCTAGTACATGTGCAAAATAGGCTTGTAGGAGACACCCAGTGAGGGAAATCTTCTTCTCGTCATCAAGGAGGTCAGTCAATATCTTTGGAATCAAGATAGCAGTATACCAAATCTCTGCAATCGATAACGTCCCAATAAAAAAGTACATGGGAAAGTGAAGATGTGGCTCTCTTCGAATTACAAAGAAGATGAGAACATTTCCAGCAATGATAAATATGTAGATGCAAAGAAGAGCTATGAATAATAAAACGCTATACCGTTGTAGGCTTGGGAATCCAACTAGTATAATCTCATTAACCTTACTGTGATTGGGGAACTGCATAGCTTTTTTCTTTATAAGTCACAAAGTTTCTTTTAGAATGATCCAAGAAACAAGGGAAAGGAGTAAAGGATTACAATGGTCAATGAAAGACAATGAACAATAtgaaataaatgtataataatattttttttttaccgcaaACTGTAGAAAAAGATGTGCATTAGCAAATAACACAGTGAGGCATATAACAAAATATACAACTTGGAATTCAATTTTCTTAAgaataaattgaaaaaatatttatatatattgctacagatcttttttttttttagcttagttTTAATATAAGTTACTTGTCCAATTCAGCTCTAAAGATTGTATAAAACTGTCCAAAAAAATTCAAACTTAGCTTCTTTATATGCTTTGTACACTGTATATGCTTTCTATGGTTTGTACACTGGAGCTAATTTTCGAAAGGAGAAGAGCACGGTAATTTTTCAAAGTCAAAATTCAATTAGCTTTCGGAATGAGAAGGCTTTAtctaatcacatgcaagcaaaaatcaagtatttttattttgtcttctgaattattgggtattctttgcaaattgaacaGGCTGTACTCATTTAATAAATCGATCCCGCTGCATCTCACCTCCTCCTGTAAAAATAACTTTctgtttaggccccattcacacctgaagctCTAAAATACTCGGCAAGGGAAATCCCATTCATTTCCAtgtccctgttcacatctgagcatcctGTCACCTGTAGCAAAATGGCTGTCActcaaagtacatgagcttttttttggcaGATTGGAGGCAGAGTTGAGTTGGATGGACTGTTGTCCTTATTCAACcttaaaagacaaaaacagaacattccatagctcaactcacaaaccagtctgccaactgaccaaattaacctgtccaacagtctgcgttaaaaacaggttggacaggttaatttggtcagttggcagactggttggtgagtcgagctatggaatgttctgtttttgtcttacatgtgatagcccttccatgtgctccttgctgtgaaggtcagttataggtgggggcaggagcCATTTGTTTGTTTCTTATTCAAACTTACCAAGTatataactatatgtaactatgtaaagacaCGCTAATGTGAATGGAGACTTACCCACAGCATTAGTCATACCCGTCAAAGATAAAATTGGTTGAGGACCACCTTAATCATGCAGTAGGCTTTTTTTGAATGCATTGAAAACAATAGACAGGTGTGAGTGCAGCCTAAAGATGTCCATACACTAGTAGCAATTTGTTTGACATTTTTGGGTTGAAGAATGTCTATTTGATTTTCAAATCATCAGTGGGGTCAATTGCCACCAACTAaagaatttctaacagtgtatgtggtttttgttcggtAAAGTCCttttattccaaaatcaaatgttaaaagcaaattacatTTCAAAGTACTTTCGGACAACATTTGTCAAAGCATCAAATGTACCGAGAATGTATGTTTTTATAAGCTACCGTGTAAGTCCCGCAGACGAACCCTGGAATTAATTTTGAAATATGTTATGACTGGCAGAACATCTCATgtgattttttaattaaataaatctaaACACTGAAAAATATAACATCAAATGTCCATAagaaatttataaataaaaaaaaagtttcaatataTCACAACTTCTATAATTTCTTAATTGCTGTGCAAAAATATTCCACCGATGTGCTTCCCCCACACTTCTCAGGTATTCTAAACTCTGCACACCTCCACCAGCTGTTATGCctttgacttggttaaattgatgataggcaactcctatcctcatattgattagtggttccaaatgaataataactactgcagtagggaacagacacaaaagatacgctcagcatctttccaaataactcttCTCATCTCTGTgcaactttaaagtagtccctgcactactttggtcccacctGGGTCGCcattggaaatgaaatccaggttattggggaaatttgtaatgaatgagattagtttagattaagataaaattttgtcattttacatttatacaataagcccttattgagagaaaaaaagattacgatgaggttgttatttggaatacagctgccataatatttaacaaagccaagatggataggatacataagaagtttttctacaaagagacatttatatataaggaaatgtttggagactcaatgcaagggaaaaacaaaaaaactgcaatatgttggtgacagggtctctttaaaaactTCCACTGCATAGCGAGCGCGGAGGACTTCAGAGTCGGCACGGAGCTTCTGCAGCGCATCAGATTTGTCAGTATCAGTAGGAGACACGAACACAATGAATGGAGCCAGTTCTGCTGTGCGCACCATCTTCAGAGTCTGCGGTTCTATATCCAGTACAGCCACCTTTCCTTCTTTATGAATATCTGTTAAAGTCTGGAACTTCGTCCCGAACATGTAGCCATTAAAACTACCGAACTCCATAAAGAGATTTTCAGAGATTGCTTTGCTCATGTCATCCACAGACACAAAATGATACGCCGCCCCGTCTTCTTCTCCACGCTTAGGTGGCCGGGAAGTTTGTGGTGCAGGATAAGCAAATCTTTCTGGATATTTGGTAAGTAGAGTATTGTTTATGTGACTACGGccgactccactgacaccaatcagcACCAGAGTTTTCCGTGTGAAAGCCGGGAGGGACACCACTTCTTCATACAACACCACGTCAACCTGGTCAAATATGGAGCTGTGCTTCGCAAGATACTTATCCTTGCATTTCTTCTTCTTGCTGAAGGGGCTGCAGCTCTGAGGTATGTGGTTGTTTGTATTGGAACTCGCCACATGCCACTCTTGCAGCTCAGGGGAGGGTATGAGGCCAGCAGTCTCCGCCCCCTGCAGCTTCCCCTGCCACCAGTTGGCGTCGTCTTTGTTTATGATTTGCAGCACATCTCCAGTGCAGAATCGCAGCCCGGCCTCCCGGCAAGGATTGAGCGTGTCCGAGAGAGGGTCGTAATCAAACAGCGCTCTCACAAACATCTGTAGGGGGGGCTTGCGGTTACTCTGTGTGGGCGACACCTTCAGCATCACCGTTCCTTTACTTTATTTCAATACACTCTGCAGGTGATCTACACTTTGGCTTTGGACGCTCTTTCCATTGATCTCAAGGATTTCATCCCCCACATGAAGTGAACCTTGTCGATGAATAAGGCCGCCGTGTAGGATCCGTGCAACAACGCATTTCTGCTGCAAATTCAACTTGAGAGTGATACCTATGGGCTCCTCGATGTTCCTCTGGAACTGGACCAGTCTGGCCTTCCTCCTCTCACCGAGGAATGTCTCCCCACCAATGGATGtccggaggagaggaggaaggcCAGACTGGTCCAGTTCCAGAGGAACACCGAGGAGCCCATGGGTATCACTCTCAAGTTGAATTCGCAGCAGAAATGCGTTATTGCACGGATCCTACACGGCGGCCTTATTCATCGACAAGGTTCACTTCATGTGGGGGATGAAATCCTTGAGATCAATGGAAAGAGCGTCCAAAGCCAAAGTGTAGATCACCTGCAGAGTGTATTGAAAGAAGGTAAAGGAACGGTGATGCTGAAGGTGTCGCCCACACAGAGTAACCGCAAGCCGCCCCTACAGATGTTTGTGAGAGCGCTGTTTGATTACGACCCTCTCTCGGACACGCTCAATCCTTGCCGGGAGGCCGGGCTGCGATTCCGCACTGGAAATGTGCTGCAAATCATAAACAAAGACGACGCCAACTGGTGGCAGGGGAAGCTGCAGGGGGCGGAGACTGCTGGCCTCATACCCTCCCCTGAGCTGCAAGAGTGGCGTGTGGCGAGTTCCAATACAAACAACCACATACCTCAGAGCTGCAGCCCCTTCAGCAAGAAGTAGAAATGCAAGGATAAGTATCTTGCGAAGCACAGCTCCATATTTGACCAGCTTGACGTGGTGTTGTATGAAGAAGTGGTGTTCCTCCCGGCTTTCACACGGAAAACTCTGGTgctgattggtgtcagtggagtcggCTGTAGTCACATAAAAAATACTCTACTTACCAAATATCCAGAAAGATTTGCTTATCCTGCACCACAAACTTCCCGGCCACCTAAGCGTGGAGAAGAAGATGGGGCGGCGTATCATTTTGTGTCTGTGGATGACATGAGCAAAGCAATCTCTGAAAATCTCTTTATGGAGTTCGGTAGTTTTAATGGCTACATGTTCGGGACGAAGTTCCAGACTTTAACAGATATTCATAAAGAAGGAAAGGTGGCTGTACTGTATATAGAACCGCAGACTCTGAAGATGGTGCGCACAGCAGAACTGGCTCTATTCATTGTGTTCGTGTCTCCTACTGATACTGACAAATCCGATGCGCTGCAGAAGCTCCGTGCCGACTCTGAAGTCCTCTGCGCTCGCTATGCAGTGGAAgttttttaaagagaccctgtcaccaacatattgcagtttttttgtttttcccttgcattgagtctccaaacatttccttatatataaatgtctcttaacaatccacaagtcaccgggccttagttttagatccttccaaacttttaggatctggaattggggagaaaacacagaaattagtttgtcaaaaactttaaaagatcagcaacattctctgtgagatccgaatggaggacttcagctgttgagacaaaatataagcaagtgagtaacacactcccaaaccaaatcccatagggagagagtccaacatcctccttagaggcttgataaaatataagaaaa encodes:
- the LOC141110152 gene encoding olfactory receptor 6N2-like translates to MQFPNHSKVNEIILVGFPSLQRYSVLLFIALLCIYIFIIAGNVLIFFVIRREPHLHFPMYFFIGTLSIAEIWYTAILIPKILTDLLDDEKKISLTGCLLQAYFAHVLGASEAYILTVMAFDRYLAICKPLHYLSIMNTKLYVSLITGSFILGFLLPIIEVVLISHLPFCGPNHIENVLCDFPPLISIACTDPTFYVLVEFFVSLFIISTTFPLVLLSYIRIVYVILKMKSKEGRRKAFSTCGAHLIVVVLFFSSASFMYIRVSKSSSVNYDRAVDLTYVIFTPLVNPIIYGLKNHGIKKSIHKYLYPC